Proteins encoded together in one Amblyomma americanum isolate KBUSLIRL-KWMA chromosome 1, ASM5285725v1, whole genome shotgun sequence window:
- the LOC144115238 gene encoding uncharacterized protein LOC144115238 has product MYSTDQEGQKLPCLYVPLGLSFLALILLSGRLYEASKEIAFLRVVLVAWIPSEADLMLGGAADDHKSLVLDRSRQTLTNLKGDLEAFLLELTSARTTLALSVVFVIDILSGWWMAFALKQAKDNGSVSLRTVLLLSVFAAVDIAASTGFVPLRIIMVDKIIRVPTKSKSTGRENTKEQHCP; this is encoded by the exons ATGTACTCCACAGATCAAGAAGGGCAGAAGCTGCCCTGCCTATACGTGCCACTG GGGCTGTCCTTCCTGGCACTCATCCTGCTGTCAGGACGGCTGTATGAGGCGAGCAAGGAGATCGCCTTCCTGCGCGTGGTGCTGGTGGCATGGATCCCCTCCGAGGCCGACCTCATGCTCGGCGGCGCCGCCGACGACCACAAGAGCCTCGTGCTGGACCGAAGCCGCCAAACGCTGACGAACCTCAAGGGCGACCTGGAAGCCTTTCTGC tggaactgacgtcagcTCGCACAACGCTTGCCCTGAGCGTGGTGTTCGTGATCGACATCCTCAGCGGGTGGTGGATGGCGTTCGCCCTCAAGCAGGCCAAGGATAAC GGTAGCGTCTCCCTGCGGACAGTCCTGCTCTTGTCCGTGTTCGCGGCCGTGGACATCGCTGCAAGCACCGGCTTCGTGCCGCTACGGATCATTATG GTGGACAAAATTATTCGGGTGCCAACCAAATCAAAGTCCACCGGCCGGGAGAACACCAAAGAACAACACTGCCCATGA